The sequence CTGTAAAAGCCGGAGTCAATGCAATCGTAGCAGGTTTCTTCGTCGCCGTGGTCCAGTAAAAGGTGTTCGACTCGAACAACGCCCTAAATGAGACCATATTATTGCGCAATCACCAGACGGTTGACGCATTTGCTGGTCAACCAAAGACGAAGACATGTTGCCGGGCAGGTCTTTGACGGAAAGCCATGCGGGTGGGATTTCAGATGGGTCGGATAGGCCGAGTAAAAAGGGAGTCAAGCATTGCAAATTGACGGGGGATTGGGGAACTGGCATTGGCAGGTCATCCAACCAGCCTGCATCCGGCGTTGTCAGGGTTTGACTGCCAGCCCAGCGGCGAGCGCCAGCCGGCGCTGTTTATCGTCGCAACTCAGAAACACCTTGGCGTGGAGTTGCAGGGCCGTGGCCACCTGCAGAATGTCGAAGCTGCAGTATCCGTCTTTGGAGGTATGGCAGTTGGAAAGTTCATCAGCCAGGCGCAATACTTCCAACAGGTCGCACGGTACCAGTACCGCAACCCCATGCTGCAAGTCGGTTTCCAGTTGGTTCAAGGCGGAGACGGCGTCCGCCGCCGCGACACCCTCGCGGGGATTGGCAGCACGACGCCAAACCTGGAAACGGAGTGATTGCCGGAATTCATAGCGAAGCAACCCGGTTATAAACAGCGGCTCCCGCATGGTGGAGGCATAGGCCGCAATCACCGGGGAATTGGACTGCCTGAGATAAAATCCGCAGAGGAAACTGGTGTCCGGATACGCGGTCATGAAAGCTCCCCCCGGCTAGCCTCCAAACCAGCGGCCACAGTATCGGCATCATAGCAAACGTGCCCGAAGGTCTGGTCCAGCCGCGTCTGGATGTCAGGCATTTTGAACCGGGCGGGACGTTGAGGCGGGGCGGGAACCAAATGGGCAAACACTTTGCCGGCTCTGGTGATTTCCACCGGCTGCCCTTGCGTGATCCACGCGGCAACCTGCGGGAACCGGTTTCGCAAGTCTCTAACGGTTGCTGTTTTCATGGTGAGACAAATATGTCTCACACCATGCGTTCTGTCAAGCAGCGACCATTTTGTTTGCGTGTTTTCAACCGTTTTACCCCTGGTATTGGAATCAAGGCCGTGTGCGGCGGATATATTTGAATCGAGGGTTCCGCAATCCGAAATCCGCAATCCGAAATGGTGGGTTCCGCATTTGAATTATTCTCCTCTGGGAGGAAACCACCCTCAACCAAACCCTGCTACCATGACGCCATGAATGACATCTATAGATGCAGATGCAGTTCGACACCGGCCGCCGGCGATCCCAAGTCGCCTGTTTGCGGCATTCTAGCTCCAAACTCCCAGCTTCTATCTTTTCGTCTTAATTTTTGGCCAATAAATTTTTTCTGCCATGTCCGGCTCCCCATTGTTTTGCTCGAAAATATTTCTGCAAAAGTTCCCTCCTTTTCCATCCGTGGCATCCGTGCAATCCGTGGTCAAAATTGTGTCAAAAAATCATTTCCACACAATTTTATCACAATTTGTGGTGAAAATTTCATTTCATCACATTTTTCACACAATTTTGAAAACGACACCACCCATCTTCGGCGTAGTCGCCGACGTGAGGCATGGTTGGGTTCCCTGGACGTTCGCAAAAATAAATCGTGCGCTTTGCCCCGATATGCTGCATTTTTCCGGCAACTGAATTATGGCGACCGTTAAACCATTTGCCGCGTTGCGTCCCAAACCTGAATTGGCGGGACGCGTTTGTGAATTGCCTTACGACGTGATGTCGTCCGAGGAAGCCCGGGAACTGGCCAAGGACAATCCCTTGAGCTTTCTGCACGTCAGCAAGCCGGAGATTGACCTGCCGCCGGGCACCGATCTTTATTCCCCAGAGGTCTATGCCAAGGGCAAGGAAAACTACGACCGGCTGATTGCCCAGCGGGCCTTGCAGCCGGACGCCCAGCCCAATTTCTACCTCTACCGCCAGGTGATGGGCAAACACAGCCAGGTGGGGCTGGTTGCCGTGGCGAGCTGCGACGAGTATCTGCGCGGCATCATCAAGAAGCACGAACTCACCCGCCCGGACAAGGAAGATGACCGTGTGCGCCACATCGAAACCCTCAACGCGCAAACCGGCCCGACGTTTTTCACCTATCGTGCCATCCCAGCCATGGACGCGTTTGTGGCCAAGAAGATTTCCGAGAAACCCGCCATTGATTTCACCTCTCCCGATGGTGTGCGCCACACCTCTTGGGTGGTCGGTGCTCGGGCTGACATCAAGTTCATCTGCTCGGAATTCGCGAAGATCCCCTGCATGTACATCGCCGACGGCCACCATCGCAGTGCCGCTGCCGGCCGGGTGTTCCAGCGCTGCCAGGGGCAGGGGCATAGCGCGTATTTTCTCACGGTGATCTTCCCGCATAACCAGATGCAGATCCTGCCCTACAACCGGGTGCTTAAGGATTTGAACGGGCTGACGCCTAACGCGCTGCTGGCGAAGTTGGGCGCGCTTTGTAAGGTGCAAACTCCCGGCCAGGCCACCCCGACCCGCAAGCATCAAATGGGCTTCTACCTCGCGGGCAAGTGGCACACGCTGGTGTTCAAATCAGCGCTCACCAACATACCGGATCCCATCGAGAAGCTGGATGCCACGCTGCTGCAAAAACACGTCCTGGCTCCGCTGTTCGGTATTGATGATCCGCGCACCAGCAAACGCATTAACTTTGTCGGCGGCATTCGCGGCACGGGCGAGCTGGAGCAATTGATCAATCGCGGCGAATACGCCTGCGCGTTCTCCATGTTCCCGACCAGCATCGAAGATTTGATGGTCATCGCGGATGCCGGCGGCATCATGCCGCCCAAGAGCACTTGGTTTGAGCCCAAGCTGCGCGACGCCATGTTCTGCCACGGGATTTAGCGAAACCGTCAGCGGTTCTTCTTTCGCTCGGCTTTCGTTGCCTGCTCGGGTGACCAGGCGGCGGGCTTGGGATTCTCCACCGTCAGGGGGCAGTCATCCCCATAATCCTTCAGGGCGGCCTCCAGCCGTTTCATCAGGGCTTGCACCGTGGTGGCATTATCAGGAGTTGCGGCCAGATCCTTGGTCTCCAACGGATCATTTTGCAGATCGAACAATTGGGTCTGGTTGATCTGCGGATAGCGGATCAGTTTCCAGCGATCATCGCGAATCGAGCGCTGCACTTTTTGATAGGCGAACACCAGTTGTGCCCGGCTCGGTTTTTCTGGATCGCGTAATACCGCTCCCAAGTCTATGCCTTCGCTGCCTTCCGGTGCCGGTACGCCCGCCAGTGCCCCGAGTGTCGGAAATACATCCAGCAGATAGCACATCGCGTCGGTTCGTTTGCCGGCAGGAATCCCGGGGCCGACCATGATCAGCGGCACGCGCAGTGAGTGTTCGTAGAGGTTCTGCTTGCCGATCAACCCATGGCTGCCGCGGGCCACGCCGGAATCCGAGGAAAAGACGATGATCGTGTTGTCGGCAAAGGGCGATGTTTTCAGCGTTTCCAAAACCTGGCCAATCAACATGTCGAGATACGAGACGTAACGATAATAATCGGCGATCATGGCGCGCACTTCTCCCGGTGGCCGTGGCCAGGGCAGCAACTTTTCATCGCGAATGGCCATCTCCCCGTTGTTGAAGGGATGTTGCGGCATCACATTGGGCGGCAGTGTAATTTTATCGGGATCGTACCGCACCGGAAAGTCCTCTGGTACCACATGGGGATCATGCGGGCCATCAAACGGCACGTAACAGAGGAATGGACCGCCCTTGTGTTCCTTCAAAAAACGAATGGCTTCATCCGCAAACACCTGGCAGGCATGGCGGGTGGCCACTTGCGGCGGGGTGAGCTTCCCGTTTTCCAGTTGGCTGAGTTTGGCCTTGAGCGGATCAGTCATGCCCCCGGAAAAAACCGAGCGCCCGATCTGGAACGACTTCGCGAGCGACGGTACCCCGTTATGCCACTTGCCGCTCATGAAGGTGGTGTACCCGGCCCGGCCAAAAGCCGCTGGCCAGGTTTCGCTTTTCAGCAACTTCTCATCCACGTGGAAGAGCGAGCGTCCGGAAAGCAGCATGGCTCGTGAGGGCACGCAGGTGGCACCGTTGAACCCGCCTTGCATGTAGGCGCGCGTGAACGCCAGACCCTCGCGGGTTAATCGGTCCAGGTTCGGTGTCTTGATGATCGGATTACCCAATGCCGCGATGGTGTCGGCGCGTTGGTCGTCCGTGAAGAAAAACAGGATGTTCGGTTTGGCTGGCGCGGCGGCGGGGAGAAAGGGCGGCAGCAAAACGAATAGTCCGGCTAGGAGAGTGAAACACGCCTGCTTGAGATGTTGGCAATAATATGTGCTCATGCGATTTCCATTTACTCGGGTTTGCGGAATCTTGCGCCCAGTTGAACTAGGAGCTTGCGACTTACGGCGGTTGGTAGTAGTTGCGTTGCCGCTTCGATTCCGCTCACGAGACAGCGAGGCAATACCTTGAGCAGCCGTCCCAGCTTTATGTGGCCAGTTGTCAGCGGATTGGTAAACAGGATTATTTTTTCAATGTTTAGACCCGCAAAGGAAGCCAGCGCGCGCAACTCTTCTGGATGTAGCAGAAAAATGTGGCCCTCCGAATTGGGTTTAAATTGCGTCGCCTCGTAAATACGCGGGTCTGGACAATCGGAAAATTTCGGTAGCGGGTTTCGGAAATACGCGCCATTCGGAGTGGTCATCACGATGTACCCTCCGGGCTTTACCAGTTGTGCTGCTTTCAAAAGAAATTCGTCAGGGTGGGCAACATGCTCAATAATTTCGGTGATCAGCACCGCATCGAATAAATTTGAAAAATTCAGCTCAAACGCATTGCCAGCGGCATAACTGATCTCCCCCCGTTCGTGCTTAAGGCGGACATAGTCCGCAAGGTCTTCGCGGAGGTCATTCCAGGTAACCCGATACCCTAGCTCGGCCAGAGTTAAAGAAAAATTTCCTTGCGCAGCAGCGAGATCGAGAATCTGTGCGCCGGGGGAGAGAACTTCCGTAAGCAACCGCAGGGTATGGGTTCGGCGGTTGGCATAGGCATACGCATACCCAGGATTGGTAATTTCACCATAGACTTCCTCAAGGTCATAAGGGTAAGAATACTTCCACGTATCAGGCCAATTTATTTGAAGATGCACGCGTTTCATGGAATTCTAAAGATTGGCTCTATGTCTAATGCAGTACTGAAAGATTTACTTTTTAGCACATTGGATGCTTTCACTTGTCGCGTTGCGGTAAAGGAGCATTGCTTTGGGCTCGCCTTCATATACCATGCAGCCTGTGCTGCATGGGCGGGAGTTTACGCTGCTGTTGATACAGGGCAAGCGTTAATTTTGAGCGGGGCGGCAGCACGCGTTGCCTGACTTGAATAGAATGGACACGCTGGAAAAATTGTGAAATGTGAATCCAGAACAATGAATAGTCCGATGCTAAACCACGGTTTGAGATGTTTCTGGCTGGCACTGATGGGCTCCCTGGGCGCGGCCATTTCCGTATCCGCTCAGACGGGGGCGGTGTCTCCCGTCCATGATCCCACCGTCATTCAGACCGACTCGGGCTTTTACCTGTATTCGACCGGTACCGGTATCCCGTCTTTTCACTCGACGAATTTATACGACTGGCAGGCGTCCGGCCGCGTGTTTACGCAGATTCCCGCCTGGATTTTTCAGGAGCTGCCTGCCTTCAAGGGCGGGCACCTTTGGGCTCCCGACATCTCGTATCATAACGGGCTCTACCTCCTCTATTATTGCGCCTCCATCTTTGGTAAAAACGACTCCTGCATCGCGCTCGCGGTGAATAAATCGCTGGACCCCGCCAGTCCCGCTTACCGCTGGGAGGATCGCGGCCTCATCCTCAAGTCGCGGCGTGGCCAGGATAACTGGAACGCCATTGACCCGCAGGGCATTACCGATGAGTCCGGGCGGCGCTGGCTCGTTTTTGGCTCGTACTGGAGCGGCATCCAGATGACGGCGCTCAATCCAGATACCGGCAAGCCATTGCGCCAGCCGCCGGAGCTGATTCACCTCGCTTCCCGCAAGGATTCCACCGCCATCGAGGCCCCGTTTATCGTGCGGCAGGGGGGCTTCTATTACCTGTTCGTCTCTTTTGATCAATGCTGCAAAGGCATTGAAAGCACCTATCACTTGCTGGTGGGGCGGTCGCCCGCCATCACCGGACCGTACGTGGATTTTACCGGCAAGCCCATGCTTCAGGGCGGTGCCACGCTGGTGCTGGATTCATACGGCTCGGTGCATGGTCCCGGCCATAATTCCGTGGTCCAGTCGAGCGGACGTCACTGGCTTGTGCATCATTTCTACGATGGCAATAACCAGGGTGCCCGCACGCTGCAAATCCGTCCCCTCTACTGGTTGCGCAACGGCTGGCCGGTGGCGGGGGAACCCATCGAAGGCCCGCTGACGCCGCTCCCGGCCAAACCGGCAACCTCAGTCGCCGGGATTTGGGATTTTTCGGTCAACTTTGCGCCCGCCCAACGTCTGGAATTACAGCCTCAAGGCAAAGCGCTGGCCGAGACCAAGCCCGGATCGTGGAGCTTGAACGGCAACTGGCTGACGTTGCGCTGGCCGGATGCTGCTGCTCCCCAAGGCGCATGGGTGGATGAGTGTGTGCTGGCTCCCAATGGTCAGTATTTCGTGGGCCGTAATCAGAGCGGTGTGGTAATCCGCGCCACCGTCTCCGCTCGGCGGGCGAAGTAACCCAAAACTCACACCTGACTGACGCATGCGCGGCGGAGGGTTTTAATCAGCCCTTGGAAAGGGTCTGACGGTGTATTCCACATCCATTGCCGTTGTTCTTAACTTCTGCACAACACGAATCAGTACAAGAACATTTTAAAACATCAAAGCCAGGCACCTTGGAATAGTCGCTGCCAATGAATTTGGTTTCACCGGAAAATGATTAAAATCTTTTAATGATACCGTGTGAATTTCCTTAATGTGCCGATGGTATGGTGAGTTTTATGAAAATGCAAGTGAAGCTGATCTGGCTGGTTTGGTTGACACTTTTTACCACGTGCTCCATCCACGCGTATGAGGCCCTGCAGGGGCCGACCGAACTGCTTTATTGGGACAAGACCAACGCCTATCCCGGCTACACCTGGTTCGGGGTGCGAGGCATTACCTATCTTGTGGATATGGAAGGACGAGTGGTTCACACCTGGCCTATCGGCACCAACCCGCACGTGCTCACCAACGGTAACGTGCTGGATGCGGGAAAGGACGACCCCAGCAGTTTTGGCAGTCTCAGCGAGGTAGACTGGAACGGCTCCAACGTCTGGACCTACACGGAGTCGCGCACCAATTACCTGATGCACCATGATTTCACCCGCATCTTCAATCCGAAGCTCAACGCCTTCACAACGCTCTACATCGCCAATAAGACCGTCAGTTCCAACCAGTGTATCGCCGCCGGGGCCGATCCAGCCAACGGGCGTAACTACACGAACGCCCAGATGGATGCCATCGTGGAAGTGGACATGTCCGGAAACATTGTCTGGGAATGGTGGTTTTTTGATCATATGGTCCAGGATTTTGATACCAACAAATTGAATTGGGTGGGCACCGGCAAGACCATCGCCGATTACCCCGGGCGTCTGAATATAAACATCCCCGGTTTGCCGGTACAGCGCGACTGGTTACATTGCAATTCGATCGATTACAACCAGTCTCTCGACCAGATACTGATCAACTCGGTTCGCGGCGAATTCTACATTATTGATCACGGTAACACTTTTACTGTCGGCAACCCCTCCAATAGCATTGCGCTTGCCGCTAGCACAAATGGAGACTTCCTTTACCGTTTCGGCGACCCGGCCCGCTACAATCAGGGTAACCCGCCCTCCATCCTCACCAACTGGACCGTCTCCACCACGGGCAACAAGCAGATCGGAGGCGCGCATCATGCGAGTTGGATTCCGTCAGGATTTCCTGGGGCCGGTCACCTGCTCATCTTTAACAATGCGCAGAACCTGTTCGAGCATACGCAGGGGTCATATGCGTTTGAAATTAATCCCTTCTTGAATGCCCTGTCGAACATCGTGGCGGCTTATGTAAATCCGCCGGTCGCTGGCTACAATACCTGGCAGCCGCCGGTTGCCACCACCGGCTTGAACCCAAAACTGATGTCGCGACAAATTGCCTGGAACTACTCACCGAAAGCCAGCCACGCCATGTTCAGTCATATTGGTGGCAGCGTCCAGCGATTGCCCAATGGCAACACCTTGATCTGCTCTGATACCGAAGGGCACATCATCGAGGTCACGTCCGCTGGCGATGCCGTGTGGGAATACATCAACCCGGTCACCACGGACGGGATTCTCAAGTTCAAACGGGACAACTGGCCCATGTACAACTCCATTTTCCGGGCATTCCGTATCGGAACGAACGATCCGGTGGTGGCGGGGCGCACGCTCACCACTGGGAATACGATCACAGGCCGGACCCCCTCATATAAATCGCCGTAACGATGCTGCCTTAGGAACCTTCAACCTGCCAAATATACTATGAATACGTCATCACGTGCTTTAATCACAGCGGTCTGGCTAGTTCTCAGTTCAGTGTCGCTGCCCGCATACGAACGCCTGCAAGGCCCCACGGAGGTTCTTTATTGGGACCAGACAAAAACGTATGCCGGTTACACCCTCTTCGGCGTGCGGAGTAATACCTACCTGATCAATATGGACGGACGCGTGGTCCACACCTGGCCAACCGGGATCAATCCACGTCTGCTCACCAACGGCAATATTCTCGATGCCTCGGGCGGCGATCTAAACGGTTTCACCAGTTTAAAGGAACTGGACTGGAACGGAAATACCGTTTGGCAATACACGGAAACGCGCACCAACTATCTGCTGCATCACGATTTTCTGCGGATTTATAATGCCAGGTTGGGTACCAATACCACGCTCTGCATCGCCGCCAAATCGGTCACCTCCAACCAGTGTGTCGCGGCCGGATGCAATCCCGCCAGCAGCCCGTACACAAACGCCCAGGTGGATGCCATTGTGGAAGTGGATATGTCTGGCACCGTGGTGTGGGAGTGGTGCTTCTTTGACCACGGGATTCAGGATTTTGATGCGAGCAAATCCAACTATGTCGGCACGGGCAAAAGCATCTCAAACTATCTGGGCCGGTTGAATCTGAATCTGCCCGGGCGGCCAATAACCAACGATTGGCTGCACTGTAACTCGATTGATTACAATACCAATCTGGACCAGATCGTCATTAACGCAGCCGGGGGAGAATTTTACGTGATTGATCACGGCAACACCTTTCTCAGCAACAATCCCGCAGGCAGCGTCGCTCTGGCAGCCAGCACGAACGGCGACTTCATCTATCGCTTCGGTGACCCGGCCCGATACAGCCAAGGCAGTGCGCCATCCATCCAGCAGAACTGGACAACCTCCACCACCGGGAACAAGCAGATCGGTGGCTCGAGCCATGCGCAATGGATTCCCACCGGACTGCCAGGGGCGGGACAGTTCCTGGTGTACAATAACGGCGGGGACCTGTTTGAAACCACGCCCCAGTCTTATATCTTTCAGATCAACGGCTATCTTAACGCGACCACGAACGATACCGGGGCCTACGTGAACCCTCCTGCCGCCGGGTATAATAACTGGGCAGCGCCCGGTCATGATACCGACAAGCGCACCAAATCCCTGTCTCGGCAGGTCACTTGGATGTATTATTCCATGGCCAATCAAGGCATGTTCAGCCATCTTGATTCCAGCGTCCAACGGCTACCCAATGGCAACACCTTGGTGTGCGATTCTACCGAGGGGCACATCTTTGAAGTGACTTCCACGGGCGAAGCGGTATGGGAATATATCAACCCCATCAGCACGGAGGGACTGCTCACGTACAAGCGGGATAACTGGCCGATGTACAATGCTCTTTTCCGTGCGTCCCGTTATGCTACCAATCATTCTGCGTTTACCGGACGCACTCTGACACCACAGGCCACCATCACCGGTAACACGCCATCGTACATATCCGCACCAACCATCAGCGGTACCGCGCAGAATCCACTATTACCAGCCGCAACCAACGGAGTCTGGGTCACTGCCAATGTCACCAATAGTCGGGCGGTTGCATCCGTGACGCTCACCTACATTGTGGCTGCCAGCCCCGTCACGCTGACCATGCTGGATGACGGTGCGCATCAAGATGGTGCTGCGGGAGATGGCCGGTATGGCGTTATGATTCCGGCCCTTCCAGGTGGAACCGTAGTAAGCTATTATATTTCTTCCCAGGACGACTTTGGCAATACGTCCACTGACCCCACAAACGCGCCGACTTCAACGTACTCTTATGCCGTGCAGGGCGGCGTAACCAACCTGCCTCCGGTAATTACCGTTGTCACCAATACCCCAACGGCTCCAACGGCCAGCGATCCGGTCTGGGTCACCGCCAACGTGACCGACGATGTCAGCGTCGCCTCTGTCATACTTACCTACAGCACCGACTCCGGCACCAACATCCTCCAGACAAACACGGTATTTACCGAAACCATGGGCACCAATGCCGTCAAACCCTGGACCGGCTCCGGCTGCCTTAATGCCTGGACGGTGACCGGCAGTAATTATTTCGAGCAGCGCAGCGGGGCCAACTATGGTTCCGGCAACACCAACGGCCTTGAGTTCAAACAGGGCACCACCAATCTCTCCGACAGCATGTTCGCCACCGCGAGCGGAATCGACACCCGCGGATACTCCGGCTTTGTCGAGTTCTACTTGCAATCTCTCACCCTCACCAATCAATACACCAATGCCGGATGGACCTTCCAACTGGATGCCGGCAGTGGCTATGTCACGCGCCTGGGCGAGTTGACCAGCACCAACCATGGGTGGACCAAGTATCACTACGACCTGCAGCTCGGCGAATTGGTCAGCAGTTTGAAAATGAGGTTCCAATTCCAGAGCGGGGCCACCAATAATCGGATTGATCTGGATCAGATTTCGGTAAAGGTGGCCACCAGCAGCAGCTCAAGTTCCACCAATGTCACTCTGCTCGATGACGGTGTACATCAGGATGGTGTGGCAGGCGATGGTACCTATGGCGGTCAGATTCCGGCGCTACCAGTCGGCACCACCGTGAGCTATTACCTTATCGCCACTGACAGCGGCGGACGTACCGCCACCAATCCGGTTGGCGCACCCAACAGCACTCTGAGTTATACAGTTATCACGAATACCCCGAGCAGTTCATTTTATAACGTTTTGCTTGGCCGGCCGACGGATCATTCCGTGGCAATCAGCATTCTTTCGTTTACGAATCTGGAGGTTTACATTGGCTATGGCACACAGTCCGGGGTGTACACCAACCAAACCGCCACGAACAGCATGGCTGCCGGAACTCCCATGGTAATCAGCCTCAACACCTTGACCGCCGACCAGCAATACTTCTACCGCCTCTATTACCGGATACCAGGGGACACTAATTTCAATGTTGATCTTAATCGCACTTTCCACACGCAACGGGCGCCGGGCAACACCTTCTCGTTCATCATCGAAGCTGACCCTCACTATCTCGACAATGAGCCACCCGTCTGGCAACTCGCCCTGACCAACATGCTGGTGGACAAACCGGATTTCCTGATTGATCTGGGCGACACCTTCATGGGGGAAAAGTATTTTCCAACCAACAGCTACACCCTTTCCCAGCCCGGCATCTTCGAAGCCTGTAAAAATGTCCGTCAGCAGTTTTTCAGCGTCTCGGGGCATTCGTTGCCGTTGTTCCTGGTCAACGGCAACCATGACCCGGAA is a genomic window of Verrucomicrobiota bacterium containing:
- a CDS encoding aryl-sulfate sulfotransferase → MKMQVKLIWLVWLTLFTTCSIHAYEALQGPTELLYWDKTNAYPGYTWFGVRGITYLVDMEGRVVHTWPIGTNPHVLTNGNVLDAGKDDPSSFGSLSEVDWNGSNVWTYTESRTNYLMHHDFTRIFNPKLNAFTTLYIANKTVSSNQCIAAGADPANGRNYTNAQMDAIVEVDMSGNIVWEWWFFDHMVQDFDTNKLNWVGTGKTIADYPGRLNINIPGLPVQRDWLHCNSIDYNQSLDQILINSVRGEFYIIDHGNTFTVGNPSNSIALAASTNGDFLYRFGDPARYNQGNPPSILTNWTVSTTGNKQIGGAHHASWIPSGFPGAGHLLIFNNAQNLFEHTQGSYAFEINPFLNALSNIVAAYVNPPVAGYNTWQPPVATTGLNPKLMSRQIAWNYSPKASHAMFSHIGGSVQRLPNGNTLICSDTEGHIIEVTSAGDAVWEYINPVTTDGILKFKRDNWPMYNSIFRAFRIGTNDPVVAGRTLTTGNTITGRTPSYKSP
- a CDS encoding prevent-host-death protein codes for the protein MKTATVRDLRNRFPQVAAWITQGQPVEITRAGKVFAHLVPAPPQRPARFKMPDIQTRLDQTFGHVCYDADTVAAGLEASRGELS
- a CDS encoding sulfatase-like hydrolase/transferase; this encodes MSTYYCQHLKQACFTLLAGLFVLLPPFLPAAAPAKPNILFFFTDDQRADTIAALGNPIIKTPNLDRLTREGLAFTRAYMQGGFNGATCVPSRAMLLSGRSLFHVDEKLLKSETWPAAFGRAGYTTFMSGKWHNGVPSLAKSFQIGRSVFSGGMTDPLKAKLSQLENGKLTPPQVATRHACQVFADEAIRFLKEHKGGPFLCYVPFDGPHDPHVVPEDFPVRYDPDKITLPPNVMPQHPFNNGEMAIRDEKLLPWPRPPGEVRAMIADYYRYVSYLDMLIGQVLETLKTSPFADNTIIVFSSDSGVARGSHGLIGKQNLYEHSLRVPLIMVGPGIPAGKRTDAMCYLLDVFPTLGALAGVPAPEGSEGIDLGAVLRDPEKPSRAQLVFAYQKVQRSIRDDRWKLIRYPQINQTQLFDLQNDPLETKDLAATPDNATTVQALMKRLEAALKDYGDDCPLTVENPKPAAWSPEQATKAERKKNR
- a CDS encoding methyltransferase domain-containing protein, which codes for MKRVHLQINWPDTWKYSYPYDLEEVYGEITNPGYAYAYANRRTHTLRLLTEVLSPGAQILDLAAAQGNFSLTLAELGYRVTWNDLREDLADYVRLKHERGEISYAAGNAFELNFSNLFDAVLITEIIEHVAHPDEFLLKAAQLVKPGGYIVMTTPNGAYFRNPLPKFSDCPDPRIYEATQFKPNSEGHIFLLHPEELRALASFAGLNIEKIILFTNPLTTGHIKLGRLLKVLPRCLVSGIEAATQLLPTAVSRKLLVQLGARFRKPE
- a CDS encoding DUF1015 family protein, producing MATVKPFAALRPKPELAGRVCELPYDVMSSEEARELAKDNPLSFLHVSKPEIDLPPGTDLYSPEVYAKGKENYDRLIAQRALQPDAQPNFYLYRQVMGKHSQVGLVAVASCDEYLRGIIKKHELTRPDKEDDRVRHIETLNAQTGPTFFTYRAIPAMDAFVAKKISEKPAIDFTSPDGVRHTSWVVGARADIKFICSEFAKIPCMYIADGHHRSAAAGRVFQRCQGQGHSAYFLTVIFPHNQMQILPYNRVLKDLNGLTPNALLAKLGALCKVQTPGQATPTRKHQMGFYLAGKWHTLVFKSALTNIPDPIEKLDATLLQKHVLAPLFGIDDPRTSKRINFVGGIRGTGELEQLINRGEYACAFSMFPTSIEDLMVIADAGGIMPPKSTWFEPKLRDAMFCHGI
- a CDS encoding arabinan endo-1,5-alpha-L-arabinosidase, which translates into the protein MNSPMLNHGLRCFWLALMGSLGAAISVSAQTGAVSPVHDPTVIQTDSGFYLYSTGTGIPSFHSTNLYDWQASGRVFTQIPAWIFQELPAFKGGHLWAPDISYHNGLYLLYYCASIFGKNDSCIALAVNKSLDPASPAYRWEDRGLILKSRRGQDNWNAIDPQGITDESGRRWLVFGSYWSGIQMTALNPDTGKPLRQPPELIHLASRKDSTAIEAPFIVRQGGFYYLFVSFDQCCKGIESTYHLLVGRSPAITGPYVDFTGKPMLQGGATLVLDSYGSVHGPGHNSVVQSSGRHWLVHHFYDGNNQGARTLQIRPLYWLRNGWPVAGEPIEGPLTPLPAKPATSVAGIWDFSVNFAPAQRLELQPQGKALAETKPGSWSLNGNWLTLRWPDAAAPQGAWVDECVLAPNGQYFVGRNQSGVVIRATVSARRAK
- a CDS encoding PIN domain-containing protein, with amino-acid sequence MTAYPDTSFLCGFYLRQSNSPVIAAYASTMREPLFITGLLRYEFRQSLRFQVWRRAANPREGVAAADAVSALNQLETDLQHGVAVLVPCDLLEVLRLADELSNCHTSKDGYCSFDILQVATALQLHAKVFLSCDDKQRRLALAAGLAVKP